A genomic region of Herbaspirillum sp. DW155 contains the following coding sequences:
- the paaA gene encoding 1,2-phenylacetyl-CoA epoxidase subunit PaaA, which translates to MYAQLVETGLSKVRSIEDMSPEEQAFQARIDAGVKIEPKDWMPEAYRKTLVRQISQHAHSEIVGQLPEGNWVTRAPTLERKAILLAKIQDEAGHGLYLYSAAETLGVSRDDLLAELHAGRAKYSSIFNYPALSWADMGAIGWLVDGSAIINQIPLCRCSFGPYSRAMVRVCKEESFHARQGYDIMLALCRGTPEQKQMAQDALNRWWWPALMMFGPSDADSVNSAQSMQWRIKLFSNDELRQRMVDQTIPQIEYLGLTVPDPDLKWNAERGRYDFGAIDWDEFNNVVRGNGPCNRERLATRKKAYDDGAWFRDALVAHADKRAARKAA; encoded by the coding sequence ATGTATGCACAACTCGTAGAAACCGGACTGTCCAAGGTGCGCAGCATCGAGGACATGTCCCCCGAAGAGCAGGCCTTCCAGGCACGCATCGATGCAGGCGTGAAGATCGAGCCCAAGGACTGGATGCCCGAAGCCTATCGCAAGACTCTGGTACGCCAGATCTCGCAACACGCCCACTCGGAAATCGTCGGCCAGCTGCCCGAGGGCAACTGGGTGACGCGCGCACCCACGCTGGAGCGCAAGGCCATCCTGCTGGCCAAGATCCAGGATGAGGCCGGCCACGGTCTGTATCTCTACAGCGCCGCCGAAACCCTGGGCGTGTCGCGCGACGACCTGCTGGCCGAGCTGCATGCGGGGCGCGCCAAGTATTCCAGCATCTTCAATTATCCCGCCCTCAGCTGGGCCGACATGGGCGCCATCGGCTGGCTGGTGGATGGCTCGGCCATCATCAACCAGATCCCGCTGTGCCGCTGTTCCTTCGGCCCCTATTCGCGCGCCATGGTGCGCGTGTGCAAGGAAGAATCCTTCCACGCCCGCCAGGGCTACGACATCATGCTGGCGCTGTGCCGCGGCACACCCGAGCAAAAGCAGATGGCGCAGGATGCGCTGAACCGCTGGTGGTGGCCGGCGCTGATGATGTTCGGCCCCTCCGACGCCGATTCGGTCAACAGTGCGCAGTCGATGCAATGGCGCATCAAGCTGTTCTCCAACGATGAACTGCGCCAGCGCATGGTGGACCAGACCATCCCGCAGATCGAATACCTGGGCCTGACCGTGCCCGACCCCGACCTCAAGTGGAATGCCGAACGCGGCCGCTACGACTTCGGCGCCATCGACTGGGACGAATTCAACAACGTGGTGCGCGGCAACGGCCCCTGCAACCGCGAACGCCTGGCCACCCGCAAGAAGGCCTACGACGACGGCGCCTGGTTCCGCGATGCGCTGGTGGCGCATGCCGACAAGCGCGCCGCGCGCAAGGCGGCCTGA
- the paaB gene encoding 1,2-phenylacetyl-CoA epoxidase subunit PaaB → MSKEWPLWEVFIRSQHGLAHKHVGSLHAPDGEMAINNARDVYTRRNEGVGIWVVRAADIVSSSPGDKAPLFEPANSKVYRHPTFFPMPAELKNL, encoded by the coding sequence ATGAGCAAGGAATGGCCTCTCTGGGAAGTCTTCATCCGCAGCCAGCACGGTCTGGCCCATAAACACGTCGGCAGCCTGCATGCCCCCGATGGCGAGATGGCCATCAACAATGCCCGCGACGTCTACACCCGCCGCAACGAAGGCGTGGGCATCTGGGTGGTGCGCGCGGCCGATATCGTCTCCTCCAGCCCCGGCGACAAGGCGCCGCTGTTCGAACCGGCCAACAGCAAGGTGTATCGCCACCCGACCTTCTTCCCCATGCCGGCTGAACTGAAGAACCTGTAA
- the paaC gene encoding 1,2-phenylacetyl-CoA epoxidase subunit PaaC, with amino-acid sequence MTDKTDYVRRLGDNALVLSQRLSEWCGKGPALEEDMALINVSLDLIGQARLWLAYAAELEGAGRDEDQLAFLRDAHQFHNLLLVELPNGSYADTLARQFLFDVWHYFLLEGLCDSRDARIAEIAQKCFKEVTYHVRRSTDLMIRLGDGTGESHRRMQDAIDALWMYTGELFAADALDQVMHANGIAPDLGELQQKWQQHVIEVMREATLQLPAAGLWMQSGGKAGRHTEHLGYLLAEMQFLQRAYPGAKW; translated from the coding sequence ATGACCGACAAAACCGATTACGTGCGACGCCTGGGCGACAACGCCCTGGTGCTCTCGCAACGCCTCTCCGAATGGTGCGGCAAGGGTCCGGCACTGGAAGAAGACATGGCCCTCATCAACGTCTCGCTGGACCTGATCGGCCAGGCCCGTCTGTGGCTGGCCTATGCCGCCGAACTGGAGGGTGCGGGCCGCGACGAAGACCAGCTGGCCTTCCTGCGCGATGCCCACCAGTTCCACAACCTGCTGCTGGTAGAGCTGCCCAATGGCAGCTATGCCGACACGCTGGCACGCCAGTTCCTCTTCGACGTATGGCATTACTTCCTGCTGGAGGGTCTGTGCGACAGCCGCGATGCCCGCATCGCCGAGATCGCCCAGAAATGCTTCAAGGAAGTGACCTATCACGTGCGCCGCAGCACCGACCTGATGATCCGCCTGGGCGACGGCACCGGGGAAAGCCATCGCCGCATGCAGGATGCCATCGATGCGCTGTGGATGTACACCGGTGAACTGTTCGCCGCCGACGCGCTGGATCAGGTCATGCACGCCAATGGCATCGCGCCGGATCTGGGCGAACTGCAGCAGAAGTGGCAGCAGCACGTCATCGAGGTGATGCGCGAAGCCACGCTGCAACTGCCTGCTGCCGGCCTGTGGATGCAGAGCGGCGGCAAGGCCGGTCGTCATACCGAGCACCTGGGCTATCTGCTGGCGGAGATGCAGTTCCTGCAGCGCGCCTATCCGGGAGCGAAGTGGTGA